The Papaver somniferum cultivar HN1 chromosome 6, ASM357369v1, whole genome shotgun sequence genome segment gtacgagtttgtcttgatgcctaggaaacttcttacgagaatttattcttgtttttgagaaggattactagagtttggaatagcaatattgtgattacacatagctatgacctacgatttttcatcttcatgtttttagatttatttatttaaattttaagttttttggaagatgatttttgcaattttaatctttatgattttatatattgcaaattgttatgggatatgttgtttaagtccgtgaacctgtgactgtcgcatacttgtttaaaagttatctctattatgtggatatgaatgtattgatggaagatagaatgaacttttgacattacaaaagttaaagccttttatgtcatgttttgataaaaagaaaggataaaacttttgtttacaaggattaagtctattatatgtcattgtgcaaatagtgatgaaaaatagaatgaatccttgtctattccacagtatttggtcgattTCCGttccacaatctttgtgcatatactgtgttgttccataaggtttcttatgttgagcataatcgatTGAGTTGTTCATTCTtataattaacttagttgttgcttcgtaaggttccctatgtcgaacatgatcaactaaattaatcattctcttttggttattttagttgttgctccgtaagttcgcttatgtcgagcatgaccaattaaattgatcactttttgtggttaatttggttgtgtattccaattgaattaatcatggattttcctgtgattaatttggttgttatttttcgattgaacaaactatgggttctcttgtggttatttcaattgaattttttggatacaaattcatgttttcatgtgatttggttgtccaacgaaatccttcttttcttgtgaaagtaaggtcgcctttgttgttccttcggggatgaaattttatggaggagagtgcttttgaacttgtgcttaattgccaaatctttgtgggagtgcagctgtggaatttttaggggttatcttgtatcttcattaactcctttttgaatgcatttagcttcgactttatgattgcatctaaatttgttggtatgttaatataccttttggtcatgatgtatctccgtggaaatttcattaggatcccactaattttcgtacctttaccaatttttttgataaaaaaggggagaattaatgtgtagttcacactacaaatacatatggtttatggatcattatataagggggagtggttttcatgttgagatatgtattgactaagagggagtgatgcatatcaccatagtgttattgtcaaagttgtgatatgattgaattttgatgatgtataataatattattatgacactgtataacaatgattgagatcattttgttttcttattgttataactacggatcttcaacaactgtgatgctgaacttacaacctttaggatcatggagtacttggaagtgacgaagatttcgagtcgcgttgaagatgccaaggagatcaaggatgtggataagaagctacattttttttatcttttttgtaatccatatgtattgatagttttgtcattaaaattgacaaagggggagattgttagagcattgctcggtcaaactcgtatgcgttgctatctcaagcatgtttgtcaatgttagtgatcaaaactataagtcttgatttctagcctatttgtagatgtctcggactagtacatagatagtatagttgagcttaaatctctcgatgttcatctcttgaagacgaagaactactaaggggagcttgtggaacttattcgacaaaaggtatatggagacttgaacttatctatcaatggaaagtctatttctactatctcctatattgagacataaatcgtgttacgatatagttttctctatacacatttgagatttcgagctgagtatatctcgcttacatatttctcgaaatatgtgttgataagctttcgcttagaccaagttcatcttatatcatgagaaaattgccgagtaacatcttacatggtttgtgtgatacaatcatttggtgtaagacttggaaggtttcaataatgattatttcaatatcttgaaaattgctttgatgcaaatagtgtgtgaaaacggctattgacattatagaagaatgtttcaatgattgaaataaagagttgaagatgtaaccatctttggatataagcatatatagtgtgttcgcacattagtacaTAAGTACGTAaatcggaagccaagagtatgcatatgtgtgtatacaaaattggtgaaggagacaggttaagtatgcgcactcgtacgcatactggcggaagttctcgaactgagaatttctgctgagtttggatttggcaaaactcttaactagtcaccttaagtatgcgtacccgtacgcatactggaggaagtttttgaactgagaatttctgctgagtttggaaatttaCAAGCTcaaaaaaccggttgcttaagtacgcatacccgtacgcatacttaagctggttactttgtcaaatcggtcaagtccatgaacttaaacatttaaatcataaggaatgcaatctttacaaaccgtggctataatgttcatgattgattcaagtgaatcaaaccgattttatttcaattgtgttttctaaacaattgaacaactctttaactagtttcatttgagtcattcgaactagttatggttaagatgaataaggtttatatgagagtaatcatatggctaacctcggttaactatttgtgaaccaacatggtgtacacatttaggtacggttacataaacttaaatgagggtacattttatttgtgtgtaacaagttaagtttgatctaacggttgaaagatattagcttggttgaatcaagtttttcatctaacggtgattactggatgctttgttaccaaggtaacttggattgcaaaccctgattagaaaagtatataaaaactgggaaacctaatccccacacgtcctgtatgttactagttgcataactagagtcgattctcctttaaccttaggtttattctcgagaccctgtaggttaacgacttgaagacttcattaggattgtgaagccagacccaactattatctttgtagttgcgtgatctgatcttgctgtttctatcgtgttgagtaaaattgaaataattggctcgagattttatatctccgataggcaagatagaaaagtaatcacaaacaaacttcgtctcatcgtttgtattccacaataacttgtttcgctagttgactaagtttattgtgaggtgattgataataataggttgttcttcgggaatataagtccggttatgaattggttcatgttcaccttgatttatcaaaagacgaaacaaaaactcctgggtatttctgtgggagacaaatttattcaatcctatagacttttctatgtgagacagatttatctatcaagtcttcgactttgggtcgtagcaactcttagttgtgggtgagatcatctaaggaaatcaagtgtgtagtattctgctgggatcagagacgtaaggagcgcaactgtaccttgaatcggtgtgagattgattagggttcaactacagtccagtccgaagttaattggcaaTAGGCtagttctgtagcggcttaatacaatgtggtgttcaatctggactaggtcccgaggtttttctgcatttgcggtttcctcgttaacaaaattctgatgtctgtgttattttttttccgcattatattttgttatataattgaaatatcacagattgtgcgttaagatcaatcaattagaatatccaacctttggttgttgatttacattgattgacacttgaacattggtctttggtaacgttcaagtaactcatcttatattcaatcaggctagcagatttctatttgctgattgcggattgaattaagagttagagatattatactttttgatatactttaatctagattgagtcttactgtctagttgattctctagaaagtgtattgaagtaagtcctctcagattgccaaacgaattgttgggagtggttgttagacccccgcatttacAGTAATTTTAAACTTGGGACATAAGCTTTAAGACAATAGAACCATAACATATTTCCATATATAGCATGCCGGCATAAGCTTTAAGACAATAGAACCATAACACATTTCCATATAGTTCTTCCAAGTCCATCTGCAAAGTGCAAACATATGAGCGCCAAATGTTACATTCCAAGTTAGGGAAGATGTGGATTCTTGGAAAATTAACGTAGGTGTGAAAATAATACTAGTATTAGTGGATCCTCTCTATATTTGCGTTGCTTTGATTTCTTTTTCTAAACATGTTAGCATCGTGAAGGCATTCGTATAGTCACCGTATCAAAGAGAAAGTGGACGTCAATTATACATTTATGAGAGGTCACTTCGTGGAGATTTATCGAGGCGACTCGTTGCAAATTGAACAGTATCAACCAATGAGTGATACAGAGACCGGGAAGAGAAAAGACTTTCCGTGAAGTGATAATTTTTAGAAATTAGCAAAAAGTCCCTTGGCCACTGGCAATCTTCCAGCCTCAGTGATTAGAAAATCTGATGGAAGACGCATAAGATCTTCTCGGTGCGGATTTTTTCATAAGATCTTCTAGTGCGGATTTTTTCGGTACTATTAAACTTGGGTTTGCTTGGAGTTTTGCCCTTTTTGTAAAATGTAGGTTTCCTTGGATTTTTTTGTAGCTCTATGAATTTTAcacttgttttcttctttttagtaaTAATGAATTTTCATAATTTCTCTCCTACCAAATATTTTCACAATACATGCATAATCAGAGAAACACAAGAACTTAGAAATGCAAAAGCAAGACCAGAAGCAGAAAGAAGTACAACCAAATTAACAAACTCACCAATAACCAGCTACCGTTAGTTAGGTGGTAATGTCGTTGTCCTAAAAATCTAACTACGGCTCTATATTCGATTAGAAAAAAGATAAATTAGAATGCATCCAAAATAATTCGTTTCATTTTGTAATGACAGCCATGTTCCTCCTTTGATGAACACCACGACTTGTCTATTTTCAAGATTCTACTACCATAAAACCCTTTTTATGCTGTCCCGATTGGTAGTTTATAGTTTCAAGTACTTTAAAACCATATATTTAATGTGATTAAAATAGCACACGCGCATGCTAATTCGCTACTTTAATAAGGCTTCTTTCAAAGAACAATACACTAGAAACAAGTACGAAATACAAACAAAAATGACGTTTAAGAGTAGATACAACTACATGTGCATCATTATTTCTTtatttacaaaaatataaaaatactttTATACCCTTCCTGTCGTCTGTCACAGTTTCCAAATAAAGAATGTATACAGGATAAGATCAGGACAGTTTCGTCATTCAGCCGTCATTACTTTAGTAAAAATGAAGGGTAAAAACGTCAAATCAGGAGAAGATATAAGGATAGAGAGAGATAGAGGAGAAGGCACAGggagatagagagagagacagagggccaacagcaacaacagcaaggaGGGAACTAGATTTGAAgtgggtttttatttttatttttttcagtttattcagttatttgtTGTTTGTCATTTTGGTGATGCACAATGGTGACCGACCAGGAACTAGGAAACATTGTAGAGAATTTACTAAGAACATCTGATCCACAAGCATTTACAAATCTAGACAGTATTGTTAAACATTTAGAAGCTAAATTAGGGTTAGACTTATCTCACAAATCTAATTTCATTCGTCACCATATTCAGTATCTCTATGGTCAccaacaacaaccacacccaccaccacaacagcaacaacaacatcctccaccaccaccacaaccacaaccGCAACCGCAGCAACACCATCCTCCACAGCCACAACCCCATCTTACACCTAGAGATCATTTCGCCCTTCAAGCTCAGTATCAGCAACtacgacaacatcatcctcaaTTTCATCAACACCAACAGCATTCTCATCAGATCGCTTCTCATTTTGCtctacaacagcagcaacagcaacaacagcagcagcagcagcaacaacaacaaaggcATCATGAAGAGCTCAACTTTCATGCTCCCACTCAACAACAAAATCCAAACATACATTTACAAACAAACCCAAACCCTCTTCCTATACAGCCTCAGCCCCAGCCCCAGCCCCAGCCCCAGGGGAGGTCTCATCCTAAGAAAACTAAAGCTGAGCCTAAAGAAGGGTATGTCTTCTTTCATTTTGggtatttttttttctgtttttagggttttcggttGACGAAATaaattctaaatttatttattttttaatttgggTAATTTTGGTTTAGGTCTTTTTTCTGAATTGCAAACCAACAACAAGGGTATTTTGAGGTTCTGGTGCTGTTGATTTTTGTGGGTTTGTTTGAATTGCAAAACAAAAtcaagttagggtttcattttcgggtttagggtttttagagcTATGATGGTGTGTTTTGCAATTAGGAGTTTGAAGTTCATTTTCTGATCTCCACTTGCGCTGAGTGCAGCCTAATGGTCTTAATTATTGCCGAATTTCGGAATTTGTTGAACTCCAGAAAAGTTGAGCTTTTGTCTTTTGTTTACTGATGATGGCAAATGTTCACTTTGTTTGACCTTTGCATGGATGTTTATGTTTATGAACTAAAAAGTCGTGACTGTTGCATTTACATACCATATATTCACTTAGTTTACATTTGCATGCTCATTGATTAGTTATGAATAAGCGCACCAATGGCATAGTTTGTTGCTGTGAGCATCCTCAATTTCCATTTGTTATAATTGTTAACTTTCTTTGTTAAGTTGTGTCATCCATTTAGTGATTTCGTGAAGACGGTGGTGCTTGACTATTTTCGGCGTAACTTTGCACTGTTCATTTGTCATTAACTGTATTTCGAAGTAATTGGTACTTTTTACCTTTCTCTCCGTATGTGGATATTACTATGTCTTTGTTTGGCATGTGTGAATGTACATTTAAAAATAAACAAGTACCACTTTGTCTATCAGAATGTTCGAATCAGAAAGTGTTTTGAGTATAGTCGGAGAAGTTTGAATATGACTGTTTACATTTGCTTTATACTCTATTTATTGCAGTGCTCCAGCTAAAAGAAGAGGTGGCCCAGGGGGTCTAAACAAAGTTTGTGGTGTCTCACCTGAACTTCAGACCATTGTTGGTGAGCCAACAATGCCCAGGACCGAGGTAATACTTAAAAATCGTTCTACCTAATGGAGTCCATCTTTTTAAGGCTCATCGATAATAAGTATATAATATTTCTTGATTCTGAATACTGGGTCTGTTATGGCAAATTTTCTTTCTGGTTCAGATTGTTAAGCAACTATGGGCATACATAAGGAAACATAAACTTCAGGATCCTAGTAACAAAAGAAAGATAATCTGCAATGACGAGCTGCGTTTGGTGTTCGAAACAGATTGCACTGACATGTTCAAGATGAACAAGCTGCTATCCAAACATATTATTGCTCTTGAACCATCAAGTATGTATTTAAGTGTGTAAAGGATTCCTAGTATATCCTTActttaatttaatgttaattcaAGTTTATATCTCTGAATTTTGTAGAAGAATCTGGTCGTGAGAAAAAACGAGCGAAGGTAGAAGTGGAATCTGCAAGTGAAAGTACTGAACCTCCTAGTCCATCATCCCATGTCAACCT includes the following:
- the LOC113288085 gene encoding ras-interacting protein RIP3-like; this translates as MVTDQELGNIVENLLRTSDPQAFTNLDSIVKHLEAKLGLDLSHKSNFIRHHIQYLYGHQQQPHPPPQQQQQHPPPPPQPQPQPQQHHPPQPQPHLTPRDHFALQAQYQQLRQHHPQFHQHQQHSHQIASHFALQQQQQQQQQQQQQQQQRHHEELNFHAPTQQQNPNIHLQTNPNPLPIQPQPQPQPQPQGRSHPKKTKAEPKEGAPAKRRGGPGGLNKVCGVSPELQTIVGEPTMPRTEIVKQLWAYIRKHKLQDPSNKRKIICNDELRLVFETDCTDMFKMNKLLSKHIIALEPSKESGREKKRAKVEVESASESTEPPSPSSHVNLNEILYSLNYDDEESGEEKKQVKAEKESASESVVPPSPSLVIISDALAKFFGSGGREIPQSEALRRVWEYIQANHLEDPMDSMMILCDQKLQELFGCETLPALGVTEMVGHHLFKRS